One genomic window of Wolbachia endosymbiont (group B) of Eucosma cana includes the following:
- a CDS encoding ankyrin repeat domain-containing protein, whose product MIERNFSVENKDALPLHLAAQEGKLNIAEFLIDKGYDIKAKAEDKDSRTPLRIAGCNGNLDVVKFFLSKDATSIEDRNNDPYKMMETVKVLKKEIINQAETVPNVKRWAEFFVEKLKYSIKNVVKEKLKDGMLHDRYGSVNTLANDIYNFDQRLFNNTIKGVINDVYRKVDTKKILSCVESHNDVSQRILGYVAVFNAMQRNNDLNNSAVFKLAYYVKEAIEMKNYPDVHQEERSNLEKLKSRLPESVRNAVFSSKVCIKNIYQGEYLYAANKCFNYDTDRRMAFTWTPKNEKNDKFRWNIKPDGDNFYIVNVAFNETLYAASNYFNYDNDRRMAFTWIPGEQVTQGVWKIEPNGDKCNIRNVKHNEYLYAADYAKYDKDRRRVFTWIPGGKVMQGVWKIEDCGSNVRKVRDIVSNAKGELDQELLDAVKVGDMSKVRDSVNRGANVNTEDRDGNTPARNAVLKGHFGIFKYLVENGVSLEGKDHRCRPSICDASYSGNLDILKYLIGKGVDINESDNNGWTPLHFAAWRGYLEVANFLIEKGANINVENIFGRKPIHVAAENNNTNIIEFFLSKGMSIDDVDRYGRTPLYCASWNGHLGVVKYLVEKGADVYTQDKGGKTLLDIATHQERSDVVDYLKQVQLNQELLIAAQYGNFDEVRDLVSQGASLNAKYSNGMTVMHSAAYGGNLDIVKYFVADAKNSLEIKDNGGRVPLHYAAYNGKLDVVKYFVDEGEVDVNLKDSDGQTALHMASGGGHLDVVGYLASKGADIKAKDKDGKTPLDIAIDRKHDSIVKYLKQAQLNEQLLAAVKDSDFNEVQGLVNRGANVNAKDKDGKTPLHYASCSVHHLGMVKYLISKGADIDVKDNSGRTPEDEERYTNSDTMRQVFMQAHLDKELLLTVKNEKDLKTISDLIAKDIDDRTHGGFYYTWSGNLGTVEFLVSKDVSVNATDKYGCTLLHWAALKGHSDIAKFLVDKEANVNAKDILGRTPIHFAVMNNHKDIQDVYGRGSTYTTAESSDEEVIQLFLMRGASINGADKNGETPLHLASWGGHLDTLQHLINNGANISTKDSSGNTPLDIARDKGHNNLVQYLQQTQLILDKQLLSAIGNSDFNKVRGLIAQGANIDTKDKDGSTLLYSAAEIGDLDRIKFLLDNGANIETKNGEYQATPLHGAVLNERLNVVKLLLNRGANVNAEDKDNWTPLHYAADTNSLDIVKVLVDAHANLDARGDYGKAPLDIARDSSIAEYLEKKLNEKGEKPVQRRRRHHHGDHNRNHNHSSHKFLSVDSSNQPGIAASSSTRPSSWINDLFSWVKSSVGGFRAVLPEETSSTTSSILQVDAPIDVNGTIMLLDVLVRKVTGQKYIFTSDQNVSLLEAQGYALNITEKFEKVVEQAALKSGISMHRLNIDYMEMQKEITRKVMSGKFNEISGILKSYVEKACPGKEAGKLSLKKFDKFIAQFNKGLLNQSIEQILHNRDGTLEVDGAKQMSLEPQSYLSNASVHSHSEVSTCLSEIGVTRLGGNLNR is encoded by the coding sequence AAAAATGTAGTAAAAGAGAAGCTAAAGGATGGTATGTTACATGATCGTTATGGTTCGGTTAATACACTTGCTAATGACATTTATAATTTCGATCAAAGGTTGTTTAATAATACAATTAAGGGAGTTATAAATGACGTATATAGGAAAGTAGATACGAAAAAAATATTAAGTTGTGTAGAAAGCCATAATGATGTTAGTCAGCGTATATTGGGTTATGTGGCTGTATTTAACGCAATGCAAAGAAATAATGATTTAAATAATAGTGCAGTATTTAAGTTAGCTTACTATGTTAAAGAAGCAATCGAGATGAAGAACTATCCTGATGTTCATCAAGAAGAAAGATCTAACCTTGAGAAACTAAAAAGCAGATTGCCAGAATCAGTAAGGAATGCAGTATTTTCATCGAAAGTATGTATTAAGAATATTTATCAAGGTGAATATTTATATGCTGCTAACAAATGTTTCAATTATGATACCGACAGACGAATGGCATTTACTTGGACTCCAAAGAATGAAAAAAATGATAAGTTTAGGTGGAATATTAAACCTGATGGTGACAACTTTTATATAGTGAATGTTGCATTTAATGAAACTTTGTATGCTGCTAGTAACTATTTTAATTATGATAATGATAGACGAATGGCATTTACTTGGATTCCAGGTGAACAGGTTACACAAGGTGTGTGGAAGATTGAGCCTAACGGTGATAAATGTAATATAAGGAATGTTAAGCATAATGAGTATTTGTATGCTGCTGATTATGCTAAATATGACAAAGATAGGAGAAGAGTATTTACTTGGATTCCAGGGGGCAAGGTTATGCAAGGTGTATGGAAGATAGAAGATTGTGGGTCTAATGTAAGAAAAGTTAGAGATATTGTTAGTAATGCTAAGGGAGAATTAGATCAAGAATTGCTAGATGCTGTAAAAGTTGGAGATATGAGCAAAGTAAGAGATTCTGTCAATCGAGGAGCTAATGTTAATACTGAAGACAGAGATGGTAATACCCCTGCACGCAATGCTGTATTAAAAGGTCACTTTGGTATATTTAAATACCTTGTTGAAAATGGCGTTAGTTTAGAGGGTAAAGATCATCGTTGTCGCCCCTCTATATGTGATGCTTCTTATAGTGGTAATTTGGATATACTAAAGTACCTTATTGGGAAAGGCGTTGATATTAATGAGTCTGATAATAATGGTTGGACACCGCTACATTTTGCTGCATGGAGAGGCTACTTAGAAGTCGCTAACTTTTTAATAGAAAAGGGTGCTAATATTAACGTTGAGAACATTTTTGGCAGGAAACCTATACATGTTGCTGCTGAAAATAATAATACAAACATTATAGAATTTTTTCTCAGCAAGGGAATGAGCATCGATGATGTTGATAGATATGGTCGAACACCACTATACTGTGCTTCTTGGAATGGTCACTTGGGTGTAGTAAAGTACCTTGTAGAAAAGGGAGCTGACGTTTATACTCAAGACAAAGGTGGTAAAACATTACTAGATATTGCTACTCATCAAGAGCGCAGCGATGTTGTAGACTATTTAAAACAAGTGCAGCTAAATCAAGAATTACTTATTGCAGCACAATATGGTAATTTTGATGAAGTTAGAGATCTTGTAAGTCAAGGGGCTAGCTTGAATGCTAAGTATAGTAATGGGATGACTGTTATGCATTCTGCTGCTTATGGTGGTAATCTGGATATAGTAAAATATTTTGTAGCAGATGCAAAAAATAGCTTAGAAATTAAAGATAATGGCGGTAGAGTTCCCCTGCACTATGCTGCTTACAATGGTAAGCTAGATGTGGTAAAGTATTTTGTAGATGAAGGGGAAGTTGATGTTAATCTAAAAGATAGTGATGGGCAGACAGCATTGCACATGGCTTCTGGTGGCGGCCATCTGGATGTAGTGGGGTATCTTGCAAGTAAGGGAGCAGATATCAAAGCTAAAGATAAGGATGGTAAGACACCGCTAGATATCGCCATCGACCGAAAGCATGATAGCATCGTAAAATACTTAAAACAAGCTCAATTAAATGAGCAATTACTGGCTGCAGTAAAAGATAGTGATTTTAATGAAGTTCAAGGCCTTGTAAATCGAGGTGCTAACGTTAATGCTAAAGATAAAGATGGTAAAACCCCTCTACATTATGCTTCATGTTCTGTTCATCATTTAGGTATGGTGAAGTATCTTATAAGTAAAGGTGCTGATATTGATGTTAAAGATAACAGTGGTAGAACTCCTGAAGATGAGGAACGTTATACTAATTCTGATACAATGAGGCAAGTTTTTATGCAAGCACACTTAGATAAAGAATTGTTACTTACTGTAAAAAATGAAAAAGATCTAAAGACAATTAGTGATCTTATTGCGAAAGATATTGACGACAGAACGCATGGTGGGTTTTATTATACTTGGAGTGGTAATTTAGGTACAGTAGAGTTTCTTGTTAGTAAAGATGTGAGTGTTAATGCGACTGATAAATATGGCTGCACATTACTACACTGGGCTGCATTGAAAGGTCATTCAGATATTGCTAAGTTTTTAGTTGATAAGGAAGCTAATGTGAATGCTAAGGATATACTTGGCAGGACTCCTATTCACTTTGCTGTTATGAATAATCACAAGGATATTCAAGATGTATATGGTAGAGGTTCTACATACACTACTGCTGAGAGCAGTGATGAAGAGGTTATACAACTTTTTCTCATGAGAGGAGCAAGTATTAATGGGGCTGATAAAAATGGTGAGACGCCACTACACTTGGCTTCTTGGGGTGGTCATTTAGATACATTGCAGCATCTTATAAATAATGGAGCTAATATTAGTACTAAAGATAGTAGTGGCAACACACCACTAGATATTGCTAGAGATAAGGGACATAATAATCTTGTACAGTACTTACAACAAACACAATTAATCCTAGATAAACAGTTATTAAGCGCAATAGGAAATAGTGATTTTAATAAAGTTAGAGGTCTTATTGCTCAAGGTGCTAATATTGATACCAAAGACAAAGATGGCAGTACACTACTGTATTCAGCTGCTGAAATCGGTGATTTAGATAGAATAAAATTCCTTCTTGATAATGGTGCTAATATTGAAACTAAAAATGGGGAATATCAAGCAACTCCTTTGCATGGAGCTGTGTTAAATGAAAGACTAAATGTGGTCAAATTGCTTCTTAATCGTGGTGCAAACGTTAACGCTGAAGACAAAGACAATTGGACACCTTTACATTATGCTGCTGATACCAACAGTCTTGATATAGTAAAAGTTCTTGTCGATGCTCATGCTAATCTTGATGCTAGAGGTGATTACGGCAAGGCACCGCTAGATATTGCTAGAGATAGTAGTATTGCAGAATATTTAGAGAAAAAACTCAATGAAAAAGGAGAAAAACCTGTGCAACGCAGACGCCGTCATCACCACGGGGATCACAATCGCAATCATAATCACTCATCACATAAATTCCTTTCTGTAGATTCAAGTAATCAACCTGGAATAGCAGCAAGTAGTAGCACAAGACCATCTTCATGGATAAATGATTTGTTTAGTTGGGTGAAAAGTTCTGTAGGTGGGTTTAGAGCTGTTTTACCTGAGGAAACATCAAGTACTACAAGTTCAATTTTACAAGTTGATGCGCCAATAGATGTAAATGGTACGATAATGTTACTTGATGTGCTTGTTAGAAAGGTTACGGGTCAAAAATACATTTTTACATCAGATCAGAACGTATCATTACTGGAAGCGCAGGGCTATGCATTGAATATTACAGAGAAATTTGAGAAAGTAGTAGAACAAGCTGCATTAAAAAGTGGCATATCAATGCACCGGTTAAATATTGATTATATGGAAATGCAGAAAGAGATTACTAGGAAAGTCATGAGTGGTAAATTTAATGAAATTTCAGGGATTTTAAAATCGTATGTAGAGAAAGCATGCCCTGGTAAAGAAGCTGGTAAATTAAGTCTGAAGAAATTTGACAAGTTTATAGCTCAATTTAATAAGGGTCTGCTAAATCAATCAATAGAGCAGATATTACACAACAGAGATGGTACATTAGAAGTTGATGGTGCAAAGCAAATGAGTTTAGAGCCTCAAAGTTATTTAAGTAATGCTTCAGTTCACAGCCATTCAGAAGTATCAACTTGTCTTTCTGAGATAGGAGTAACCAGACTTGGAGGTAATCTCAATAGGTAA